One window of the Equus caballus isolate H_3958 breed thoroughbred chromosome 2, TB-T2T, whole genome shotgun sequence genome contains the following:
- the MTHFR gene encoding methylenetetrahydrofolate reductase (NADPH) isoform X1, giving the protein MDHPKPKVLLARHCCPSLGMWASEAGSVRFSVPPSISRNRAMVNEPRGNGGPIPRSDGSSSGSESSRDSSRCSTPGLDPERHERLREKMRRRMESGDKWFSLEFFPPRTAQGAVNLISRFDQMGAGGPLFIDVTWHPAGDPGSDKETSSMMIASTAVNYCGLETVLHMTCCRQSREEITGYLHKAKRLGLKNILALRGDPVGDQWEEEEGGFSYAADLVKHIRSEFGDYFDVCVAGYPKGHPDSGSFEADLKYLKEKVSAGADFIITQLFFEADTFFHFVKACSEIGITCPILPGIFPIQGYHSLRQLVKLSKLEVPQEIKDVIEPIKDNDGAIRNYGIDQAVSLCQQLLASGLVPGLHFYTLNREVATTEVLKRLGMWVEDPRRPLPWALSAHPKRREEDVRPIFWATRPKSYIYRTQEWDEFPNGRWGNSSSPAFGELKDYYLFYLKSKSPKEELLKMWGEELTSEESVFEVFAHYLSGEPNQNGYKVTCLPWNDEPLAAETSLMKEELLRVNRQGVLTINSQPNINGKPSSDPVVGWGPSGGYVFQKAYLEFFTSRETVEALLQVLKKYELRVNYHIVDVKGENITNAPELQPNAVTWGIFPGREIIQPTVVDPISFMFWKDEAFALWIEQWGKLYEEESPSRMIIQYIHDNYFLVNLVDNDFPLDNCLWQVVEDTFELLNRPAPNEREMEAP; this is encoded by the exons ATGGACCATCCAAAACCCAAGGTCCTCCTAGCCAGGCACTGCTGCCCCTCCCTAGGAATGTGGGCCTCAGAGGCCGGCAGTGTGAGGTTCTCTGTGCCGCCCTCCATCAG CAGGAACCGGGCCATGGTGAATGAACCCAGAGGGAATGGTGGCCCCATCCCCCGCTCGgatggcagcagcagtggcagcgaGAGCTCCAGAGATAGTTCAAGATGTTCCACCCCGGGGCTGGACCCCGAGCGGCACGAGAGACTCAGGGAGAAGATGAGGCGGAGGATGGAGTCTGGTGACAAGTGGTTCTCCCTAGAATTCTTCCCTCCTCGGACTGCCCAGGGAGCTGTCAATCTCATCTCAAG GTTTGACCAGATGGGGGCTGGTGGCCCCCTCTTCATAGATGTGACCTGGCACCCAGCAGGGGACCCCGGCTCGGACAAGGAGACCTCCTCTATGATGATTGCCAGCACTGCTGTGAACTACTGTGGCCTGGAGACCGTCCTGCACATGACCTGCTGCCGCCAGAGCCGGGAAGAGATCACCGGCTATCTGCACAAGGCCAAGCGGCTGGGCCTGAAGAACATCTTGGCGTTGAGGGGAG ACCCTGTAGGTGACcagtgggaagaggaggaaggtggCTTCAGCTATGCTGCAGACTTGGTGAAGCATATCCGGAGCGAGTTCGGTGACTACTTTGACGTCTGTGTGGCAG GTTACCCCAAAGGCCACCCTGACTCGGGGAGCTTTGAGGCCGACCTGAAGTACTTGAAGGAGAAGGTGTCTGCAGGAGCCGACTTCATCATCACTCAGCTTTTCTTTGAGGCTGACACGTTCTTCCACTTTGTTAAGGCTTGCTCCGAGATAGGCATTACCTGCCCCATCCTCCCCGGCATCTTTCCTATTCAG GGCTACCACTCCCTTCGGCAGCTGGTGAAGCTGTCGAAGCTGGAAGTGCCGCAGGAGATCAAAGACGTGATCGAGCCAATCAAAGACAACGACGGCGCCATCCGCAACTATGGCATCGACCAGGCCGTGAGCCTGTGCCAGCAGCTGCTGGCAAGTGGCTTGGTGCCAGGCCTCCACTTCTATACCCTCAACCGTGAGGTGGCCACCACAGAGGTGCTGAAGCGCCTGGGCATGTGGGTCGAGGACCCCAG GCgccccctgccctgggctctcAGTGCCCACCCCAAGCGCCGGGAGGAAGATGTCCGTCCCATCTTCTGGGCCACCAGACCCAAGAGTTACATCTACCGCACCCAGGAGTGGGATGAGTTCCCCAACGGCCGCTG GGGCAATTCCTCCTCGCCCGCCTTCGGGGAGCTGAAGGACTACTACCTCTTCTACCTGAAGAGCAAGTCCCCGAAGGAGGAGCTGCTGAAGATGTGGGGGGAGGAGCTGACCAGCGAGGAGAGCGTCTTCGAAGTCTTTGCCCACTACCTCTCGGGAGAGCCCAACCAGAACGGCTATAAA GTGACTTGCCTGCCCTGGAATGATGAGCCCTTGGCTGCCGAGACGAGCCTGATGAAGGAGGAGCTGCTGCGAGTGAACCGGCAGGGCGTCCTCACCATCAACTCCCAGCCCAACATCAATGGGAAGCCGTCCTCCGACCCCGTCGTGGGCTGGGGCCCCAGCGGGGGCTATGTCTTCCAGAAG GCCTACTTAGAGTTCTTCACTTCCCGCGAGACAGTGGAAGCGCTGCTGCAGGTGCTGAAGAAATATGAGCTCCGGGTCAACTACCACATCGTGGACGTGAAG GGTGAAAACATCACCAatgctcctgagctgcagcccaaCGCCGTCACTTGGGGCATCTTCCCTGGGCGAGAGATCATCCAGCCCACGGTGGTGGATCCCATCAGCTTCATGTTCTGGAAG GATGAGGCCTTCGCCCTGTGGATTGAGCAGTGGGGCAAGCTGTACGAGGAGGAGTCCCCGTCCCGCATGATCATCCAGTACATCCACGACAACTACTTCCTGGTCAACCTGGTGGACAATGACTTTCCGCTGGACAACTGCCTGTGGCAGGTGGTAGAAGACACATTTGAGCTTCTCAACAGGCCTGCCCCGAATGAGAGGGAGATGGAGGCTCCGTGA
- the MTHFR gene encoding methylenetetrahydrofolate reductase (NADPH) isoform X2: protein MVNEPRGNGGPIPRSDGSSSGSESSRDSSRCSTPGLDPERHERLREKMRRRMESGDKWFSLEFFPPRTAQGAVNLISRFDQMGAGGPLFIDVTWHPAGDPGSDKETSSMMIASTAVNYCGLETVLHMTCCRQSREEITGYLHKAKRLGLKNILALRGDPVGDQWEEEEGGFSYAADLVKHIRSEFGDYFDVCVAGYPKGHPDSGSFEADLKYLKEKVSAGADFIITQLFFEADTFFHFVKACSEIGITCPILPGIFPIQGYHSLRQLVKLSKLEVPQEIKDVIEPIKDNDGAIRNYGIDQAVSLCQQLLASGLVPGLHFYTLNREVATTEVLKRLGMWVEDPRRPLPWALSAHPKRREEDVRPIFWATRPKSYIYRTQEWDEFPNGRWGNSSSPAFGELKDYYLFYLKSKSPKEELLKMWGEELTSEESVFEVFAHYLSGEPNQNGYKVTCLPWNDEPLAAETSLMKEELLRVNRQGVLTINSQPNINGKPSSDPVVGWGPSGGYVFQKAYLEFFTSRETVEALLQVLKKYELRVNYHIVDVKGENITNAPELQPNAVTWGIFPGREIIQPTVVDPISFMFWKDEAFALWIEQWGKLYEEESPSRMIIQYIHDNYFLVNLVDNDFPLDNCLWQVVEDTFELLNRPAPNEREMEAP from the exons ATGGTGAATGAACCCAGAGGGAATGGTGGCCCCATCCCCCGCTCGgatggcagcagcagtggcagcgaGAGCTCCAGAGATAGTTCAAGATGTTCCACCCCGGGGCTGGACCCCGAGCGGCACGAGAGACTCAGGGAGAAGATGAGGCGGAGGATGGAGTCTGGTGACAAGTGGTTCTCCCTAGAATTCTTCCCTCCTCGGACTGCCCAGGGAGCTGTCAATCTCATCTCAAG GTTTGACCAGATGGGGGCTGGTGGCCCCCTCTTCATAGATGTGACCTGGCACCCAGCAGGGGACCCCGGCTCGGACAAGGAGACCTCCTCTATGATGATTGCCAGCACTGCTGTGAACTACTGTGGCCTGGAGACCGTCCTGCACATGACCTGCTGCCGCCAGAGCCGGGAAGAGATCACCGGCTATCTGCACAAGGCCAAGCGGCTGGGCCTGAAGAACATCTTGGCGTTGAGGGGAG ACCCTGTAGGTGACcagtgggaagaggaggaaggtggCTTCAGCTATGCTGCAGACTTGGTGAAGCATATCCGGAGCGAGTTCGGTGACTACTTTGACGTCTGTGTGGCAG GTTACCCCAAAGGCCACCCTGACTCGGGGAGCTTTGAGGCCGACCTGAAGTACTTGAAGGAGAAGGTGTCTGCAGGAGCCGACTTCATCATCACTCAGCTTTTCTTTGAGGCTGACACGTTCTTCCACTTTGTTAAGGCTTGCTCCGAGATAGGCATTACCTGCCCCATCCTCCCCGGCATCTTTCCTATTCAG GGCTACCACTCCCTTCGGCAGCTGGTGAAGCTGTCGAAGCTGGAAGTGCCGCAGGAGATCAAAGACGTGATCGAGCCAATCAAAGACAACGACGGCGCCATCCGCAACTATGGCATCGACCAGGCCGTGAGCCTGTGCCAGCAGCTGCTGGCAAGTGGCTTGGTGCCAGGCCTCCACTTCTATACCCTCAACCGTGAGGTGGCCACCACAGAGGTGCTGAAGCGCCTGGGCATGTGGGTCGAGGACCCCAG GCgccccctgccctgggctctcAGTGCCCACCCCAAGCGCCGGGAGGAAGATGTCCGTCCCATCTTCTGGGCCACCAGACCCAAGAGTTACATCTACCGCACCCAGGAGTGGGATGAGTTCCCCAACGGCCGCTG GGGCAATTCCTCCTCGCCCGCCTTCGGGGAGCTGAAGGACTACTACCTCTTCTACCTGAAGAGCAAGTCCCCGAAGGAGGAGCTGCTGAAGATGTGGGGGGAGGAGCTGACCAGCGAGGAGAGCGTCTTCGAAGTCTTTGCCCACTACCTCTCGGGAGAGCCCAACCAGAACGGCTATAAA GTGACTTGCCTGCCCTGGAATGATGAGCCCTTGGCTGCCGAGACGAGCCTGATGAAGGAGGAGCTGCTGCGAGTGAACCGGCAGGGCGTCCTCACCATCAACTCCCAGCCCAACATCAATGGGAAGCCGTCCTCCGACCCCGTCGTGGGCTGGGGCCCCAGCGGGGGCTATGTCTTCCAGAAG GCCTACTTAGAGTTCTTCACTTCCCGCGAGACAGTGGAAGCGCTGCTGCAGGTGCTGAAGAAATATGAGCTCCGGGTCAACTACCACATCGTGGACGTGAAG GGTGAAAACATCACCAatgctcctgagctgcagcccaaCGCCGTCACTTGGGGCATCTTCCCTGGGCGAGAGATCATCCAGCCCACGGTGGTGGATCCCATCAGCTTCATGTTCTGGAAG GATGAGGCCTTCGCCCTGTGGATTGAGCAGTGGGGCAAGCTGTACGAGGAGGAGTCCCCGTCCCGCATGATCATCCAGTACATCCACGACAACTACTTCCTGGTCAACCTGGTGGACAATGACTTTCCGCTGGACAACTGCCTGTGGCAGGTGGTAGAAGACACATTTGAGCTTCTCAACAGGCCTGCCCCGAATGAGAGGGAGATGGAGGCTCCGTGA